Proteins encoded together in one Hevea brasiliensis isolate MT/VB/25A 57/8 chromosome 16, ASM3005281v1, whole genome shotgun sequence window:
- the LOC110662748 gene encoding cysteine proteinase inhibitor yields the protein MAKLGGVTEVEGSANSVEINSLARYAVDDYNQKQNALLEFKKVVNAKQQVVAGTIYYITLEVTDGGQKKVYEAKVWEKPWLNFKEVQEFKLIGDAPSDSTA from the exons ATGGCAAAATTAGGAGGTGTTACGGAAGTGGAGGGATCGGCCAACAGCGTTGAGATCAATAGCCTCGCTCGTTATGCTGTCGATGATTACAACCAGAAACAG AATGCGCTGCTGGAGTTTAAGAAAGTGGTGAATGCAAAGCAGCAGGTGGTGGCTGGGACCATTTACTATATTACTTTGGAGGTAACTGATGGCGGTCAAAAGAAAGTTTACGAAGCCAAGGTTTGGGAAAAGCCATGGTTGAATTTTAAGGAGGTCCAGGAATTCAAGCTAATTGGGGATGCCCCTTCAGACTCTACAGCTTAG
- the LOC110662717 gene encoding uncharacterized protein LOC110662717 — MRKKLDTRFPAARIKKIMQADEDVGKIAMAVPLLVSKALELFLQDLCDRTYAITLKRGAKTLNSLHLKQCVHTFNIFDFLREIVGKVPDLGGSDSAGDDHSVAKRRKVIDDEDNDCDEDLSRSKMHETAHTSGSGRGRGRGRGRGRGRGRGRGSRAVERETVAQCGKFEDDADISHHDDNHSPTIERLDNVDEPEALKENILAAGKSTQAPVHDFDLNVGLDENGESKTVLTSAPTSLTAKPTPVTKHEELPGWSLADIEKMDINPIHLANIDRSIVEDVEDYDEEG; from the exons ATGAGGAAGAAGCTCGACACTCGTTTCCCGGCG gcTAGGATTAAAAAGATTATGCAAGCTGATGAGGATGTGGGGAAGATTGCCATGGCTGTGCCTCTTCTTGTCT CTAAAGCTTTGGAGCTATTTTTGCAAGATCTATGTGACCGGACATATGCAATAACTCTGAAAAGGGGGGCCAAGACCTTGAattcattgcattt GAAGCAGTGTGTACAcacatttaatatctttgattttCTGAGGGAAATTGTTGGCAAGGTTCCTGATCTAGGAGGTTCTGATTCTGCTGGGGATGATCATAGTGTTGCTAAAAGAAG GAAAGTTATTGATGATGAAGACAATGATTGTGATGAGGATTTAAGTAGGAGCAAAATG CATGAGACTGCTCACACAAGTGGcagtggcagaggaagaggcaggggcagaggcagaggcagaggcaggggtcgTGGACGAGGTAGTAGAGCTGTAGAGAGGGAGACAGTTGCACAGTGTGGGAAATTTGAAGATGATGCAGATATTAGTCATCATGATGACAATCACAGTCCAACGATTGAAAGGCTAGATAATGTTGATGAACCTGAAGCCTTGAAGGAGAATATCCTAGCAGCAGGTAAAAGTACGCAAGCCCCAGTTCATGACTTTGATCTGAATGTGGGCTTGGATGAGAATGGGGAGTCTAAAACAGTGTTAACTTCTGCCCCCACAAGCTTGACAGCAAAACCTACTCCTGTAACGAAgcatgaagaattgcctggctggTCACTTGCAGACATAGAAAAGATGGATATCAATCCCATTCATCTAGCCAACATAGATAGAAGCATAGTCGAGGACGTGGAAGATTATGATGAAGAAGGCTGA
- the LOC110662727 gene encoding uncharacterized protein LOC110662727 isoform X1 — translation MFTNNLRQEERTGKYGTPRLQYLQELVSQFQSATDEETKERIVANLANFAYDPYNYAFLRQLNVLELFLDCITEPNEKLVEFGIGGLCNSCADPSNGAVITQCGGIPLIIQCLSSPVRNTVNYAIAALYYLCDSSNKEEILKPEVIDVIKSFCSTRYLHVVVLQKLLCIGHQSSNNGSMERRYWKEDIGTLYCTNWWRASVAQGLMLEEQDRRRVHKIKMHQIVNSKGLCVRPVLAKFDLKMKSLRLLCVENLPWMCGIPGTLILIRAASLK, via the exons ATGTTTACAAATAATCTGAGGCAGGAAGAACGAACTGGAAAATATGGAACTCCAAGACTCCAATACCTTCAG GAATTAGTGAGCCAGTTTCAGAGTGCAACAGATGAAG AAACCAAAGAGAGAATTGTTGCTAACTTGGCAAACTTTGCTTATGATCCTTACAATTATGCATTCTTACGCCAG CTCAATGTTTTGGAACTCTTCTTAGATTGCATAACAGAGCCAAATGAGAAGCTTGTAGAATTTGGGATTGGGGGTCTATGCAATTCTTGTGCCG ATCCATCAAATGGTGCAGTGATCACTCAATGTGGTGGTATACCCCTTATAATCCAATGTTTATCAAGCCCAGTTAGAAACACA GTTAATTATGCTATTGCTGCTCTTTACTATCTTTGTGACTCATCTAACAAGGAAGAGATTCTAAAGCCAGAAGTTATAGATGTCATCAAGAG CTTCTGCAGCACTCGATATCTGCATGTCGTAGTCCTTCAAAAGCTTCTTTGTATAGGACATCAAAGTAGCAATAATGGAAGTATGGAAAGAAGATATTGGAAAGAAGATATTGGCACTTTGTATTGTACCAACTGGTGGAGAGCAAGCGTGGCTCAGGGACTCATGCTTGAG GAGCAGGACCGCAGGAGGGTCCATAAAATCAAAATGCACCAGATCGTCAATTCCAAGGGTCTCTGTGTTAGACCTGTACTTGCAAAGTTTGATCTCAAGATGAAATCACTGAGGCTTCTGTGTGTAGAAAATCTCCCCTGGATGTGTGGCATACCAGGAACCCTCATCCTCATCAGAGCTGCATCATTAAAATAA
- the LOC110662727 gene encoding uncharacterized protein LOC110662727 isoform X3 — MFTNNLRQEERTGKYGTPRLQYLQELVSQFQSATDEETKERIVANLANFAYDPYNYAFLRQLNVLELFLDCITEPNEKLVEFGIGGLCNSCADPSNGAVITQCGGIPLIIQCLSSPVRNTVNYAIAALYYLCDSSNKEEILKPEVIDVIKSFCSTRYLHVVVLQKLLCIGHQSSNNGSMERRYWKEDIGTLYCTNWWRASVAQGLMLEGK; from the exons ATGTTTACAAATAATCTGAGGCAGGAAGAACGAACTGGAAAATATGGAACTCCAAGACTCCAATACCTTCAG GAATTAGTGAGCCAGTTTCAGAGTGCAACAGATGAAG AAACCAAAGAGAGAATTGTTGCTAACTTGGCAAACTTTGCTTATGATCCTTACAATTATGCATTCTTACGCCAG CTCAATGTTTTGGAACTCTTCTTAGATTGCATAACAGAGCCAAATGAGAAGCTTGTAGAATTTGGGATTGGGGGTCTATGCAATTCTTGTGCCG ATCCATCAAATGGTGCAGTGATCACTCAATGTGGTGGTATACCCCTTATAATCCAATGTTTATCAAGCCCAGTTAGAAACACA GTTAATTATGCTATTGCTGCTCTTTACTATCTTTGTGACTCATCTAACAAGGAAGAGATTCTAAAGCCAGAAGTTATAGATGTCATCAAGAG CTTCTGCAGCACTCGATATCTGCATGTCGTAGTCCTTCAAAAGCTTCTTTGTATAGGACATCAAAGTAGCAATAATGGAAGTATGGAAAGAAGATATTGGAAAGAAGATATTGGCACTTTGTATTGTACCAACTGGTGGAGAGCAAGCGTGGCTCAGGGACTCATGCTTGAG GGAAAATGA
- the LOC110662727 gene encoding uncharacterized protein LOC110662727 isoform X2, with protein sequence MFTNNLRQEERTGKYGTPRLQYLQELVSQFQSATDEETKERIVANLANFAYDPYNYAFLRQLNVLELFLDCITEPNEKLVEFGIGGLCNSCADPSNGAVITQCGGIPLIIQCLSSPVRNTVNYAIAALYYLCDSSNKEEILKPEVIDVIKSFCSTRYLHVVVLQKLLCIGHQSSNNGSMERRYWKEDIGTLYCTNWWRASVAQGLMLETSNSETKEGKGKKLG encoded by the exons ATGTTTACAAATAATCTGAGGCAGGAAGAACGAACTGGAAAATATGGAACTCCAAGACTCCAATACCTTCAG GAATTAGTGAGCCAGTTTCAGAGTGCAACAGATGAAG AAACCAAAGAGAGAATTGTTGCTAACTTGGCAAACTTTGCTTATGATCCTTACAATTATGCATTCTTACGCCAG CTCAATGTTTTGGAACTCTTCTTAGATTGCATAACAGAGCCAAATGAGAAGCTTGTAGAATTTGGGATTGGGGGTCTATGCAATTCTTGTGCCG ATCCATCAAATGGTGCAGTGATCACTCAATGTGGTGGTATACCCCTTATAATCCAATGTTTATCAAGCCCAGTTAGAAACACA GTTAATTATGCTATTGCTGCTCTTTACTATCTTTGTGACTCATCTAACAAGGAAGAGATTCTAAAGCCAGAAGTTATAGATGTCATCAAGAG CTTCTGCAGCACTCGATATCTGCATGTCGTAGTCCTTCAAAAGCTTCTTTGTATAGGACATCAAAGTAGCAATAATGGAAGTATGGAAAGAAGATATTGGAAAGAAGATATTGGCACTTTGTATTGTACCAACTGGTGGAGAGCAAGCGTGGCTCAGGGACTCATGCTTGAG ACAAGTAACAGTGAAACAAAAGAAGGAAAGGGAAAAAAACTTGGGTAA
- the LOC110662675 gene encoding uncharacterized protein LOC110662675 gives MSPASKSKSKDKRAGKEPQKASSKPSGPTNAGSCIPASAYNPLSGTFHALETVPTSSPSPLHANGRYQNIDETDDHFGGSLGAGVEYDSVSNNGSWSGESEDHKEKNPTVQQETIPGADNDKREKIRQKNERKHQRQKERRAQELHERCSGYLMSRKLEALAQQLVAMGFSHERATMALILNEGKVEESVSWLFEEGEDADKHRDQNLGGSNLKIDISEELARMAQMEIRYKCSKQEVERAVVASEGDLDTAAESLRELKLDPPAAPPKPEETGDPPTVSNGKLSVAVSQNMVRQQQQKSNAPSMIQQKRDDKDFNYTKTVVPVAGSPESGSKNLQPLKRIQPKLEWAKPQQSAVPAEKRWPSVGASPTVSYSLASPLQVSPPPAKTEARFVAVGSEYKNLHPATVREPVIMMQRPQSVNAKQVPATSISSSSPGTAASWHPTNGVDVVKSTCLMPNIPTTRSLSPNNLNSNQMFHQLHYQQQQHFVPGSSPGDSPGTSRGNGLWSRTGASPTLAAASSLGLFSGLGGSAGSSGASSPVDWSTAGSMAQLDYTSIDWSVDRSLSLPRPSGLCLAPGSLKNGTQIYDSSTTCLGAKLAMRTAASGNDVCIPGLQDVGVVNPETSAANSHEWTSPFEGNDLFSLPRQFVSSPSL, from the coding sequence ATGTCTCCAGCATCAAAATCCAAGTCCAAGGACAAAAGGGCTGGCAAGGAACCCCAGAAAGCTTCATCGAAGCCTTCTGGGCCTACTAATGCAGGTAGTTGTATACCAGCTAGTGCATACAATCCACTTTCTGGAACATTTCATGCACTGGAAACAGTACCAACATCCTCTCCTTCACCTCTGCATGCTAATGGTCGTTACCAGAACATAGATGAGACAGATGATCACTTTGGTGGTTCACTTGGAGCTGGGGTTGAGTATGATTCTGTTTCAAATAATGGCAGCTGGTCTGGTGAGTCAGAAGATCATAAAGAGAAGAATCCTACTGTTCAGCAGGAAACAATCCCAGGGGCTGACAATGACAAGAGGGAAAAAATCCGTCAAAAGAATGAGAGGAAGCATCAGCGTCAAAAAGAGAGGCGAGCCCAGGAATTGCATGAGCGGTGCAGTGGCTATCTAATGTCAAGAAAGCTAGAAGCACTTGCTCAACAGCTTGTTGCAATGGGATTTTCACATGAGCGGGCTACAATGGCGCTAATATTAAATGAAGGAAAAGTAGAAGAATCTGTTTCTTGGCTATTTGAAGAGGGTGAAGATGCGGATAAGCACCGGGATCAAAACCTTGGTGGGAGTAATTTGAAAATTGACATATCAGAAGAGCTTGCTAGAATGGCCCAGATGGAAATAAGATACAAGTGCAGCAAGCAGGAGGTTGAAAGAGCTGTGGTTGCTTCTGAAGGTGATCTTGACACGGCAGCAGAAAGTTTAAGAGAACTGAAGCTAGATCCACCTGCTGCTCCCCCTAAGCCAGAAGAAACTGGTGATCCTCCAACAGTCAGTAATGGTAAACTTTCAGTTGCAGTTAGCCAGAATATGGTGAGACAACAACAACAGAAATCCAATGCACCTTCTATGATACAACAAAAAAGAGATGACAAAGATTTTAATTACACAAAGACAGTGGTTCCCGTAGCAGGATCTCCAGAGTCTGGGAGTAAAAATCTGCAGCCTTTAAAGAGAATACAACCAAAGTTGGAGTGGGCAAAACCTCAGCAAAGTGCAGTGCCTGCTGAGAAAAGGTGGCCAAGTGTGGGAGCAAGTCCTACTGTTTCTTATTCTTTGGCATCACCTTTGCAGGTCTCACCTCCTCCAGCCAAGACAGAAGCACGTTTTGTGGCTGTTGGAAGTGAATATAAGAATCTTCACCCTGCAACAGTTAGGGAACCAGTCATCATGATGCAAAGACCTCAATCTGTGAATGCAAAGCAGGTTCCAGCTACAAGCATAAGTTCTTCTTCTCCTGGAACTGCTGCCAGTTGGCATCCTACTAATGGTGTCGATGTTGTGAAGTCCACTTGCTTGATGCCAAATATTCCCACCACAAGAAGCCTCAGTCCGAACAATCTGAATTCTAATCAGATGTTCCATCAACTTCATTATCAGCAACAGCAACACTTCGTTCCAGGCAGTAGCCCTGGGGATTCTCCTGGAACCAGCAGAGGAAATGGCTTATGGAGCAGAACAGGTGCATCACCTACACTTGCTGCTGCTTCATCTCTTGGACTCTTCTCCGGGTTGGGTGGCTCAGCTGGTTCATCAGGTGCCTCTTCTCCAGTTGACTGGAGCACTGCTGGCTCTATGGCTCAGTTAGATTACACCAGCATAGACTGGAGTGTGGATCGAAGTTTGTCCTTGCCAAGGCCTAGTGGATTGTGTTTGGCGCCAGGTTCTTTAAAAAATGGCACCCAAATATATGATTCAAGTACCACTTGCTTGGGTGCTAAGTTGGCAATGAGAACAGCTGCAAGTGGGAATGATGTATGCATTCCAGGATTGCAGGACGTTGGAGTGGTCAATCCAGAAACATCTGCAGCTAATTCTCATGAATGGACATCTCCATTTGAAGGGAATGATCTCTTTAGTTTACCCAGGCAGTTTGTTTCGTCTCCTTCACTGTAG
- the LOC110662704 gene encoding 4-diphosphocytidyl-2-C-methyl-D-erythritol kinase, chloroplastic isoform X1, whose protein sequence is MASAHFLCNNHVFHPSCNSFAKSNLPSFRPSGSVSFYQRQRTPFVKASKKQLEIVYDPDERLNKWADEVDKNAPLSRLTLFSPCKINIFLRITDKREDGYHDLASLFHVISLGDTIKFSLSPSKSKDRLSTNVSGVPLDERNLIIKALNLYRKKTGTDSFFWIHLDKKVPTGAGLGGGSSNAATALWAANQFSGGLATENELLEWSSEIGSDISFFFSHGAAYCTGRGEIVQDIPSPVPLDLPMVLIKPQEACSTAEVYKRFRLDKTSQVDPLTLLEKISRNGISQDVCINDLEPPAFEVLPSLKRLKQRIISASRGQYDAVFMSGSGSTIVGIGSPDPPQFIYDDDDYKDVFLSEANFLTREANQWYKEPASTAACSTPSDFSQSVE, encoded by the exons ATGGCTTCCGCTCATTTTCTCTGCAACAACCATGTCTTCCACCCTTCTTGCAATTCCTTTGCCAAAAGCAATCTGCCTTCGTTTAGGCCAAGTGGGTCTGTCTCCttttaccaaagacaaaggacCCCATTTGTCAAAGCCTCCAAGAAGCAGCTAGAG ATAGTGTATGATCCCGATGAAAGGTTAAACAAGTGGGCAGATGAAGTAGACAAGAATGCTCCTCTTTCAAGGCTCACTTTGTTCTCGCCTTGCaag ATTAATATTTTCCTCAGAATAACTGATAAGAGAGAAGATGGATATCATGATTTGGCATCTCTCTTTCAT GTAATTAGCCTAGGAGATACAATTAAGTTCTCTTTATCTCCTTCAAAATCCAAGGACCGTTTATCAACTAATGTGTCTGGTGTACCCCTTGATGAAAGGAATTTG ATTATTAAAGCCCTTAACCTTTACAGGAAAAAAACCGGCACTGACAGCTTCTTTTGG ATTCATCTAGATAAGAAGGTGCCTACCGGGGCAGGGCTTGGAGGTGGAAGCAGTAATGCTGCAACTGCCCTATGGGCAGCAAATCAGTTCAGTGGTGGTCTTGCCACAGAGAATGAACTGCTAGAATGGTCAAGTGAGATTGGTTCAGATATATCCTTCTTTTTTTCTCATGGAGCAGCATATTGTACTGGTCGGGGTGAA ATTGTTCAAGATATTCCTTCACCAGTTCCTCTAGACCTTCCAATGGTTCTCATAAAGCCCCAGGAGGCTTGTTCAACTGCTGAAGTTTACAAG CGTTTTCGATTGGATAAAACCAGTCAGGTTGATCCTTTAACTTTACTGGAGAAGATCTCAAGGAATGGAATATCTCAAGATGTTTGTATCAATGATTTGG AACCTCCTGCATTTGAAGTTCTCCCATCTCTTAAAAGATTAAAACAACGTATAATTTCAGCAAGCCGTGGACAATATGATGCAGTTTTTATGTCTGGGAG CGGAAGTACCATTGTTGGGATTGGTTCGCCAGATCCTCCACAATTTATATATGATGATGATGACTATAAGGATGTTTTCTTGTCAG AAGCTAATTTCTTAACTCGTGAAGCAAATCAGTGGTACAAAGAACCAGCTTCAACTGCTGCTTGCAGCACACCATCTGATTTTTCCCAGTCTGTTGAGTGA
- the LOC110662704 gene encoding 4-diphosphocytidyl-2-C-methyl-D-erythritol kinase, chloroplastic/chromoplastic isoform X2: MLLFQGSLCSRLARITDKREDGYHDLASLFHVISLGDTIKFSLSPSKSKDRLSTNVSGVPLDERNLIIKALNLYRKKTGTDSFFWIHLDKKVPTGAGLGGGSSNAATALWAANQFSGGLATENELLEWSSEIGSDISFFFSHGAAYCTGRGEIVQDIPSPVPLDLPMVLIKPQEACSTAEVYKRFRLDKTSQVDPLTLLEKISRNGISQDVCINDLEPPAFEVLPSLKRLKQRIISASRGQYDAVFMSGSGSTIVGIGSPDPPQFIYDDDDYKDVFLSEANFLTREANQWYKEPASTAACSTPSDFSQSVE; encoded by the exons ATGCTCCTCTTTCAAGGCTCACTTTGTTCTCGCCTTGCaag AATAACTGATAAGAGAGAAGATGGATATCATGATTTGGCATCTCTCTTTCAT GTAATTAGCCTAGGAGATACAATTAAGTTCTCTTTATCTCCTTCAAAATCCAAGGACCGTTTATCAACTAATGTGTCTGGTGTACCCCTTGATGAAAGGAATTTG ATTATTAAAGCCCTTAACCTTTACAGGAAAAAAACCGGCACTGACAGCTTCTTTTGG ATTCATCTAGATAAGAAGGTGCCTACCGGGGCAGGGCTTGGAGGTGGAAGCAGTAATGCTGCAACTGCCCTATGGGCAGCAAATCAGTTCAGTGGTGGTCTTGCCACAGAGAATGAACTGCTAGAATGGTCAAGTGAGATTGGTTCAGATATATCCTTCTTTTTTTCTCATGGAGCAGCATATTGTACTGGTCGGGGTGAA ATTGTTCAAGATATTCCTTCACCAGTTCCTCTAGACCTTCCAATGGTTCTCATAAAGCCCCAGGAGGCTTGTTCAACTGCTGAAGTTTACAAG CGTTTTCGATTGGATAAAACCAGTCAGGTTGATCCTTTAACTTTACTGGAGAAGATCTCAAGGAATGGAATATCTCAAGATGTTTGTATCAATGATTTGG AACCTCCTGCATTTGAAGTTCTCCCATCTCTTAAAAGATTAAAACAACGTATAATTTCAGCAAGCCGTGGACAATATGATGCAGTTTTTATGTCTGGGAG CGGAAGTACCATTGTTGGGATTGGTTCGCCAGATCCTCCACAATTTATATATGATGATGATGACTATAAGGATGTTTTCTTGTCAG AAGCTAATTTCTTAACTCGTGAAGCAAATCAGTGGTACAAAGAACCAGCTTCAACTGCTGCTTGCAGCACACCATCTGATTTTTCCCAGTCTGTTGAGTGA